In Fibrobacter sp. UWR3, one DNA window encodes the following:
- a CDS encoding LEPR-XLL domain-containing protein: protein MNNFKIEQLEPRLLMAAVK, encoded by the coding sequence ATGAACAATTTCAAAATTGAACAACTCGAACCTCGCCTACTCATGGCTGCCGTCAAATAG